From Triticum aestivum cultivar Chinese Spring chromosome 4A, IWGSC CS RefSeq v2.1, whole genome shotgun sequence, a single genomic window includes:
- the LOC123085364 gene encoding selenoprotein K homolog — protein sequence MAYVERGVVKGKRTIWRLSIIPDFFKAIVNFIRMFFLTMFSIEKTDSYKKGYGSGKKWDGGPGGGGPGGGPYGGGGGGGGGPRGPRTLSDLRSNDQSSLPACGSCCG from the exons ATGGCCTACGTCGAGAGAG GTGTTGTGAAAGGCAAACGGACAATCTGGAGACTAAGCATAATCCCTGACTTCTTTAAGGCTATTGTGAACTTCATCAGAATGTTCTTCCTCACAATGTTTTCT ATCGAGAAAACAGACAGCTATAAGAAAGGATATGGTAGTGGTAAGAAGTGGGATGGTGGACCTGGTGGGGGAGGTCCTGGTGGGGGTCCATatggtggtgggggcggcggcggaggtggccctCGCGGTCCTCGCACACTATCTGACCTCCGATCAAACGATCAGA GTTCCCTCCCTGCTTGTGGATCCTGCTGCGGATGA